Within the Salvia hispanica cultivar TCC Black 2014 chromosome 4, UniMelb_Shisp_WGS_1.0, whole genome shotgun sequence genome, the region GGGTAGatgagaaaattgaattgaaagtGAGGGCTTGTCTTTTATTGCGTGTACCAGGGAAAAGGATTTTTCCAATACTGGCAAAAAATTGAGCAGGAAATTTTACTAGGATTGTTAATCGTATGTATTTTGACGAAAATTGGCTGCATAATTAGCTTCGATATCTGAGCCGATTTGCAGTTAAGATGGTTTTAATCTCGAGATTATGGTTTAACTGAGTGTTGATCTAAAGTGGGTCACATCAGCAGATGAGTTTTGGCTGAGTGGTGGTGTAGGCCTGGCTAGGTTTCTTTCTAATTCATCGTTTTTACTGTCTGGTCACATCAACATTCTGGGATCCCCTTTTTTaagtttctcttttttttatcttttctcacCACAGCTCCAACATTTTCTATTTCCAATCATCGTCTCTTTCctcactttttcaattttttaatgtgaaaaaGGTGATGTTGTAGAGGATGGGCAtctattatttgtgttttcttgAGGAGAtggtataaaataaaacagcAGAATGGGCAGAAGTACTTTTCATTCAAATGATACTTGTTGGTGAAAGGGTTTTTCGTGTTTATGTTTTGACCCAGTTTTTCTTACTGCAACAGTGCATGAATATTTTAGATCTGAAAAGACTCGAGACTTGTTTACGGGTCTATAAacagaaaaggagaaaaagtacaTTTCTTTGAAATTTGGGGAGTCTCTCTTTACGCTGTTTATAAGGGTAACTGTTTTTTTGATGATTCCTTTATTAATCAATAGTTAATTGGCTATTCCGTGTACAGGCATCTTACTTTTTACTATGCTTCTACGTCAATCTAAATAGCTGTGCTTGTGCTTCTATCTTTTAAATTGGGCTGGGAGTATTTCTCAATTCTTGAGGTGGTTGTGAAATTGTTTGTAGATCTCTTCCTTTCGAGAGAGCAAGTCGGATGACCGGCGATTTTACATATTTACGGCTACAAAGACTCTTCATTTGCGGACAAGTTCCAAGAAAGAGAGAGTGGCTTGGATAGAGGCTTTGAATTCCACAAGAAGTCTTTTTTCTCTTAGACCGCGGGCTGACAACACCCCTCTCTTAGCTAGAGAACTGTCGGTGTCAACTGAAAGGCTGAAGCTGCGTTTGCTGGAGGAGGGTGTTGGTGAGGGGGTTGTCAACGACTGTGAGCAGATTGTGCTATCTGAATTCTCTGGTGTACAAGGACAGTTTCAACTTCTCTGCGAGGAGCGCTCCAATTTGCTGGATACACTAAGACAATTGGAGGTGATTTCACTTGATATCTTCAACTAAGCACATAGTATATTGCAATTTTGCATTACTTAATtgttattactactacaagtCCATCATGTCTTAGAAGCATAATCTACAGAATGATTTTATGTCCTGATCAGGGTGGTTAAGAATGTTTTAAGAATCATGATTGGATTTATTGTACCATAAGGAGCAACCTAGTCGAGACTACCATTAGGACCTTAAAAGTAAGTACAATTTGATGGCTTAATGTGTTTAGCACAGCTATTCTACAGTTTGGCAAATAATGTACTGTCTTGATGGAAAGGTCTGATTGTCATTAATTATCTTGCATGAAGTAAAATTTTCCCTTGTCTCTTTCAGGAACGGTTATCAAGTTTATGTTCTTTGAGTGCTACTACATGATAGTACTATCATTTATATCTCAGATATTCTTGAGGATATATGAAAGCAGTAATTAATTTCCCTTCtacaatcaattaatttcacatTTACCATTCATGATGAGTTAGTAACAACCAATGCTcctatttatttgaattatgcATATTTCCCGCATCCATTTACAACTGAAGAAAAGAATATGGCAACTTGGTACCTTTTTCTTCTGGGGTGGTTTATAGTCCGGCATGtgtataattttcaatttaagcAACTTTAAGAGGAAGTAAGGTAAGATAACCATTTCAAATATTCTTTTCCAGGCCGCAAATATTGAAGCTGAAGCCTCTGGGAGTAATGATGGTGAATATCAATTGATGAAGCACGAGTACAGAAATCTGGCGCAGAGAAAATATAGTGGTATAGATATTTCTTCaaaactttattctctccatgGAACTCTTAGAAACACTTTAAATCTTTCATTGCTGAAGTGACTTTTAATAAGAGATGAcctttgtgatttaatttctATTCACTTGCATTAATATATCCACATTTGTGAATCAATCTGCCAACATAGGATGATAGAAAATGGTTTCTTTGTtctgaataatttttttgttatatccCGACTTCTTAACTAGTTGAGTTGCCGATTGAGAAAGTCACACACAATGTCCATGATATGAATCCAAGTGTTGCTTAGTACTATAAAAGCATGCAGACCTTTGTCAATGTTTATGGATCTATTTTTGCACATCATTGTCACATGTATGGAAGGGTGCTTCTGTTTTTGATTAAGAACATTGGTCCAGAGggaaaaagttaattaatctCCTTGTGTTCATATACAAATTGTATGATCTTAAGCTATTTAATTCCCTGATTCCATTTACACAGAACTACGACATATGGTAGCTGTCTCTAAGTTGGAACATTGTACTAAATTCTCTGACATTATGTTGTTCTTGGTTATAGAGTGGAGCACTACAGAATCTTCAGATGATGTTGAAAAGCAAGAGCTTGATGAAGCATCGGATGAGGAGGAAGTTCACTTCTTTGAcacaaatgaatatttttctgAGCATACATCGTGTTCTGGATCAAAAAATGTAGATCAGATGGATGGTGGCATGAGTTTGGGAAATCAAACTAATGATGTGTGCAAAGCAGATGGAATGGAGAATGTAAATAATCCTAAATATCCAAAAGTTGAGAGACGGAAGAAGTTACCGGATCCAGTTGAGAAGGAGAAAGGTGTTAGTCTATGGTCTATGATTAAGGACAACATTGGCAAAGATTTGACACGGGTTTGCCTCCCTGTATATTTTAACGAACCAATATCGTCTCTGCAAaaatgttttgaggatctgGAGTACTCTCATCTTTTGGATCAGGCATATGAGCATGGGAAATCGGTATGACCCATTTTCTTTAATGTATTTAACTGCataatatgcatatatattcaatCCTTGACTTAATATCTCCTGATGCCTTCTGATACTCATACCATTCCAGCTACTATTTTAATACCAAATGCTAGTTTTGATCTGAATTTGCTCCTTTGACCTCATAAGTTATTCACAAACTACAAATCATGTTTGTAGTTGCTGCTGCTTCTTTAGCTGCtgcttattatttttggtactATACTGGTTGGAAAATGTTTtctattatagtactataaaattcttcttttatacATCTACAAAGCTTGAATTACACCTGTCATGTTAATAGTTATGACCTTACAATTCCAGGGAAATAGTCTTATGAGGATTTTGAATGTTGCTGCTTTTGCTGTATCGGGATATGCTTCATCAGAAGGCCGTCACTGCAAACCCTTTAATCCTCTACTTGGTGAAACTTATGAAGCTGATTATCCAGAGAAAGGAATTCGCTTCTTCTCTGAAAAGGTGATAGCATA harbors:
- the LOC125223628 gene encoding oxysterol-binding protein-related protein 2A isoform X2, coding for MRVKEMHPLCCITLESGGIGDASPEPALLRTGSAVNFAARGSDPNAGGSDVGTSTSVAGILYKWTNYGKGWRSRWFTLRDNGVLSYSKSRHPQSPPGSDVILIGAAARGVGKHGKSAGIVHLKISSFRESKSDDRRFYIFTATKTLHLRTSSKKERVAWIEALNSTRSLFSLRPRADNTPLLARELSVSTERLKLRLLEEGVGEGVVNDCEQIVLSEFSGVQGQFQLLCEERSNLLDTLRQLEAANIEAEASGSNDGEYQLMKHEYRNLAQRKYSEWSTTESSDDVEKQELDEASDEEEVHFFDTNEYFSEHTSCSGSKNVDQMDGGMSLGNQTNDVCKADGMENVNNPKYPKVERRKKLPDPVEKEKGVSLWSMIKDNIGKDLTRVCLPVYFNEPISSLQKCFEDLEYSHLLDQAYEHGKSGNSLMRILNVAAFAVSGYASSEGRHCKPFNPLLGETYEADYPEKGIRFFSEKVSHHPTLIACHCEGKGWRFWCDTNVKSKFWGRSIQVDPVGTLNLEFDDGEIFQWSKVTTSIYNLILGNIYCDHHGTMHIQGNRQYSCKLKFKEQSILDRNPHQVNGFVEDTAGKKVAQLFGKWDDSMYFVSGEGTDNAKDRSEASLLWKRNKPPPNLTRYNLTSFAITLNELTPGLKCLMTDEGEAPSYRFKTQTRPKASGKWGI